A window of Paenibacillus sp. 19GGS1-52 contains these coding sequences:
- a CDS encoding radical SAM protein, with protein sequence MAKCAEELAVGIGYLLRIGVTPQCNYRCVYCNPEGECGQKNDLTSQDLIEILTISAELGIKDVHITGGEPLLLPSLVEVLRTVKNNGHHLNYYLTTNGSLLYKYAEDLSEVGVKRVNISVDSINPDIFHNISQTDHLEKVLRGIAISKSVFESIKINMVVLRRYNFNEILTMIEFCQEHEIILRLMELLPFSTSEQPGDFFLDNHVSKRELEEFLQKELGSLMPANNVKGNNWACDYWTVNNYKTPIAIVYHHTRGYFCVKQNCKSLRISPGGDLAACYTAGFPTINIANSNYDEKLDKFLQSFGVKRGLEDGSITYPSYHIPDYKAFRANIK encoded by the coding sequence ATGGCAAAGTGTGCAGAGGAATTAGCAGTGGGAATAGGTTATCTATTACGAATTGGGGTTACACCGCAGTGTAATTACCGCTGCGTGTACTGTAATCCTGAAGGAGAATGTGGGCAAAAGAATGATTTAACCTCTCAAGATTTAATTGAAATTCTAACGATTTCGGCCGAACTGGGAATTAAAGACGTGCATATTACGGGTGGTGAACCTTTACTGTTACCTTCACTTGTAGAAGTGTTAAGAACGGTCAAGAATAACGGTCATCATCTTAATTATTATTTGACAACAAATGGTTCACTTCTGTATAAATACGCCGAGGATTTAAGTGAAGTTGGAGTAAAGCGGGTAAACATAAGCGTTGACTCCATTAACCCCGATATATTTCATAATATCAGCCAAACGGATCATTTAGAAAAGGTGCTCCGAGGTATTGCTATAAGTAAATCAGTCTTTGAATCTATAAAGATAAATATGGTTGTTCTGAGAAGGTATAACTTCAATGAAATATTAACAATGATCGAGTTTTGTCAGGAACATGAAATTATTCTGCGCTTAATGGAACTACTTCCATTCTCCACGTCCGAACAGCCGGGTGACTTCTTTCTGGACAACCATGTCTCCAAACGTGAGCTGGAAGAGTTTCTGCAAAAGGAACTCGGAAGTCTTATGCCTGCCAACAATGTGAAAGGTAATAATTGGGCTTGTGATTATTGGACAGTAAACAATTATAAAACTCCTATTGCAATAGTGTACCACCATACAAGAGGTTATTTCTGTGTTAAGCAGAACTGCAAATCTCTTCGTATCAGTCCCGGAGGCGATTTAGCAGCTTGTTACACAGCAGGCTTTCCGACCATCAACATTGCAAATTCCAATTACGATGAGAAGCTAGACAAATTTCTTCAATCCTTTGGAGTAAAAAGAGGGTTGGAGGATGGATCAATTACTTATCCGAGTTACCACATTCCCGATTACAAAGCGTTTCGAGCCAACATTAAGTAG
- a CDS encoding histidine phosphatase family protein — protein sequence MAIYIARHGETRWSSQNIVQGRKDSELTKEGIQQAILLSHFFYGIKVNALFSSPLGRAYNTAKFISGRHQIPIILEDCLTEKCCGTAEGVHKSELSRRSEKDSDKLSRYRFCYPGGENYEDLEGRLQYFTDQISRLYIKENAVIVAHKAINKILIKLLCNLDIDKVLAMDVPNEYIYCIEGNKICYSRIHEKEYKQGFVMKRSEL from the coding sequence TTGGCTATTTATATTGCAAGACATGGAGAAACGCGGTGGTCATCACAAAATATTGTTCAAGGGAGAAAGGACTCTGAATTAACAAAAGAAGGTATTCAACAAGCAATACTACTGTCACACTTCTTTTATGGTATAAAGGTGAATGCATTGTTCTCCAGTCCACTTGGCAGAGCCTATAATACAGCGAAATTCATTTCGGGTAGGCACCAGATTCCTATCATACTTGAAGATTGTCTGACGGAAAAATGCTGTGGTACAGCAGAGGGAGTTCACAAATCCGAACTTTCAAGAAGAAGTGAAAAAGATTCGGATAAGCTATCCCGTTATAGGTTCTGTTATCCCGGCGGGGAAAACTACGAAGATTTGGAAGGAAGGCTGCAATATTTTACCGACCAGATTTCAAGACTTTATATTAAGGAAAACGCAGTGATTGTAGCACACAAAGCAATCAACAAAATTCTAATTAAGCTGCTCTGTAACCTGGATATAGATAAGGTTTTGGCTATGGACGTACCTAATGAATATATCTATTGCATAGAAGGGAATAAGATTTGTTATTCCAGAATACACGAGAAGGAATATAAACAAGGATTTGTGATGAAGAGGAGCGAGTTGTAA
- a CDS encoding ABC transporter permease: MGTNLARFFRQSLLSYKALYGFMDFKTFILIKIANPLCQLSFLVLLSRYIYGDEKMTSYIIGNSFLLCAYNALFGVGFVITQERRFGTLTLVIASTANKFFVFIGRAFMHIIDGCLSVLMGFIFSLLVFHVNVFTPDFGFLTIIILCSMFSAMGFGLLIGSAGYIVRDLNLIMNLCMFVLWLFSGAVVPLSHLPIWIQHISGFLPLTNGIVACQLLNSDGFSALVFSHIIKELLLGLGYFGLGYLLLHLFERISKVRASLDSY; this comes from the coding sequence ATGGGGACTAATCTTGCAAGGTTTTTTCGGCAATCGTTATTATCCTATAAAGCATTGTACGGTTTTATGGATTTCAAAACTTTTATTCTAATCAAGATAGCAAACCCCCTCTGCCAGCTATCTTTTTTGGTGCTGCTATCCCGGTATATTTACGGCGACGAAAAAATGACTAGCTATATAATCGGAAATTCTTTTTTATTATGTGCTTATAATGCATTATTCGGGGTCGGTTTTGTGATTACGCAGGAAAGGCGCTTTGGCACATTAACCCTGGTCATAGCCTCCACGGCTAATAAATTCTTTGTATTTATAGGACGAGCATTTATGCATATTATTGATGGATGTTTATCCGTATTAATGGGATTTATCTTTAGCCTGCTAGTTTTTCATGTGAATGTGTTTACTCCTGATTTTGGATTTCTAACGATCATTATTTTATGCAGTATGTTTTCTGCAATGGGATTTGGTCTATTAATCGGTTCAGCCGGTTATATTGTACGGGATCTGAATTTAATTATGAATCTATGCATGTTTGTTCTTTGGCTGTTCAGCGGTGCTGTAGTTCCTCTGTCACATCTTCCCATATGGATTCAGCATATCTCGGGCTTCCTGCCGCTTACTAACGGGATTGTTGCTTGTCAATTATTAAATAGTGATGGGTTTTCAGCACTTGTATTCAGCCATATCATTAAAGAGCTTCTTTTGGGCCTAGGTTACTTTGGTTTGGGCTATTTACTTCTCCATTTATTTGAGCGAATATCCAAAGTCAGAGCTAGCTTGGATTCCTACTAA
- a CDS encoding CPBP family glutamic-type intramembrane protease: MIKESNYMNGRENLLWASIFLLLLMSISDSGYSEFCALWTLQILIMGNVRRIRSQKYRASSLLIRRSFYILPMLVPLAIGKYPETYFEYWTIWSGVGIIIGLAFILPKLKEWKVILSADFIALSPVKERIDLWSTIILLIAAPVAEEYFFRFVMITVGELYVINLFLGAFLFFLSHYGTQWSNRFSSYDFIIQILFGLTSGELFILSHSLLPSILAHLVYNSPRIILNLRYIHIFSVNVDRKELL, from the coding sequence ATGATTAAGGAAAGCAACTATATGAACGGTAGAGAAAATCTGCTATGGGCAAGTATCTTTTTATTGCTGCTAATGTCCATATCAGATTCTGGATATAGTGAATTTTGTGCACTATGGACGCTACAGATTCTAATTATGGGCAATGTGCGCAGAATTCGCTCCCAGAAGTATAGAGCAAGTTCACTTTTGATTAGAAGAAGCTTTTATATCCTTCCTATGCTGGTACCGTTGGCAATAGGTAAATATCCGGAGACGTATTTTGAATATTGGACTATCTGGTCTGGCGTGGGAATAATTATTGGACTAGCCTTTATTTTGCCTAAGTTGAAGGAATGGAAAGTCATATTATCCGCTGATTTTATAGCTTTATCACCAGTCAAAGAACGAATTGATCTGTGGTCAACGATCATTTTGCTAATTGCTGCACCAGTTGCTGAAGAGTATTTTTTTAGATTTGTTATGATCACGGTTGGAGAGTTATATGTGATTAATTTGTTTTTAGGTGCTTTTCTCTTCTTTCTCTCACATTATGGAACCCAGTGGTCTAACCGTTTTAGTTCGTATGATTTTATTATCCAGATTCTGTTTGGGCTAACCTCTGGCGAACTATTTATTCTTTCTCATTCTTTGCTGCCATCTATTCTGGCGCATTTGGTTTATAATTCGCCGAGGATCATCCTTAATTTAAGGTATATACATATTTTCAGTGTCAACGTTGATAGAAAAGAGTTGTTGTGA
- a CDS encoding ABC transporter ATP-binding protein, with protein sequence MDTVIKVRNLKRDYTFNNGIFKKVKKTTHAINDISFEVKRGEIFGLLGPNGAGKTTTIKILTTLLAPSGGEVEVLGYKPFGEEKLLRPLINFIYGGERNLYWRLSARDNLLYFSDLYKIPKKVKEERIPELLKLVGLEERGDERVENFSKGMKQRLQIARGLVNDPEILFMDEPTIGLDPVGAKELRNIVKNLSQKGKTIVITTHYMYEADELCDRLAIMDKGKILALDTTANIKKGKNEASMLEIKVSPLSDSTVEQIISEIGESSSVQRQRKDEWDLLKILSVNPSAVMKAIIGYLSDYEIKGIEMKEASLEDIYISYVKESS encoded by the coding sequence ATGGACACTGTAATTAAGGTTCGTAATTTGAAAAGAGATTATACGTTCAATAATGGTATTTTTAAAAAAGTGAAAAAGACTACGCATGCAATCAATGATATTTCCTTTGAGGTAAAACGAGGAGAAATATTTGGTTTACTTGGACCTAATGGGGCGGGAAAGACAACTACCATTAAGATTCTTACAACCCTGCTTGCTCCTTCAGGAGGGGAAGTCGAAGTGCTGGGATATAAGCCGTTTGGTGAAGAAAAGCTGCTTAGACCCCTTATTAATTTCATATATGGTGGGGAACGCAATCTGTATTGGAGACTCAGCGCGAGGGATAATTTGCTCTACTTCTCAGATCTTTATAAGATCCCGAAAAAGGTCAAAGAAGAGAGGATTCCCGAATTGCTTAAATTGGTTGGGTTGGAGGAACGGGGAGACGAACGAGTAGAAAATTTCTCTAAGGGCATGAAGCAAAGATTGCAAATTGCGAGAGGTCTTGTAAATGATCCTGAAATTTTGTTTATGGATGAACCTACGATAGGCCTAGACCCAGTGGGTGCCAAGGAACTGAGAAATATTGTGAAGAATCTATCCCAAAAAGGCAAAACAATTGTTATTACAACCCATTACATGTATGAGGCTGATGAATTGTGCGATAGACTCGCAATCATGGATAAAGGGAAAATACTTGCCCTGGACACGACTGCGAATATAAAAAAGGGTAAAAATGAGGCTTCAATGCTCGAAATTAAGGTGAGTCCATTATCGGATTCAACTGTTGAACAAATTATATCCGAAATCGGAGAATCCTCTTCTGTGCAGAGACAGAGGAAAGACGAATGGGATCTGCTTAAAATACTTTCGGTTAACCCTTCAGCCGTAATGAAAGCAATAATCGGTTATTTATCTGATTACGAAATCAAAGGAATAGAAATGAAAGAGGCTAGTTTGGAAGACATTTATATCAGTTATGTCAAGGAGTCCTCATGA
- a CDS encoding ABC transporter permease yields the protein MKYILRTICASFIIHMKQSFSRPTFRFVIILQPLFYSLLLYFMYNRSELSDIGERIIIGTGIMNLWSSMIYSSASDIERERYMGTLETIYTVPSDFRIIYLGKVLGNIALGLFSVVISIVCVTGLLGFRVTIGQPLLFISSAIVTILSFIIISLLLALLFTLSRNSRVFMNCLEYPVFILCGVVFPVTLLPKGLQWFSYILSPTWSTDLLKESMSGNLSYPDFIWKLSVFSLLNVIYLALMVLFYKNFNSLIREKGTLGVH from the coding sequence ATGAAATACATATTAAGGACAATTTGTGCTAGCTTTATTATCCACATGAAGCAAAGCTTCTCCAGACCTACCTTCCGGTTTGTCATTATTCTACAGCCATTGTTTTATTCCCTACTGCTTTACTTTATGTATAATCGTTCCGAGCTTTCAGACATCGGTGAACGTATTATTATCGGAACCGGGATCATGAATCTGTGGAGTTCAATGATTTATTCCTCTGCAAGTGATATTGAACGTGAAAGATATATGGGTACTTTAGAAACGATATACACTGTGCCAAGTGATTTCAGAATTATTTATTTGGGAAAGGTATTGGGAAACATCGCCTTAGGTCTGTTCTCCGTTGTGATTAGTATCGTCTGTGTAACGGGATTGCTAGGGTTTAGGGTCACAATAGGACAGCCACTGCTTTTTATCTCATCCGCTATCGTAACTATTTTATCCTTTATCATTATTTCCCTACTGTTAGCCTTACTTTTCACTCTTTCGAGGAATTCCAGAGTATTTATGAACTGTTTAGAGTACCCTGTTTTTATTTTGTGTGGAGTTGTATTCCCCGTTACACTTTTGCCCAAAGGGTTGCAATGGTTTTCTTATATTTTATCTCCAACCTGGTCCACGGATCTGCTAAAAGAGAGTATGTCAGGCAATCTGAGCTACCCGGATTTCATATGGAAGTTAAGCGTATTTAGTTTGCTGAATGTGATATATCTAGCTTTAATGGTACTGTTCTATAAAAATTTCAATAGTTTAATAAGAGAAAAAGGAACTCTGGGAGTGCATTGA